The Pseudomonas wenzhouensis genome has a segment encoding these proteins:
- a CDS encoding GGDEF domain-containing protein: protein MPRLSAVGISGLQAGEDVKLDLDHFKQVNDHYGHLAGDACLRHASQRIQQRLRSSDLLARFGGEEFVVLLEGTDLTGALDLAEQLREDIARHPCHYQQHSIPLSLSIGLHAGIPSTPNCIEHWLELADRALYRAKAEGRNRVIGYQDNTCDDA from the coding sequence ATGCCGCGCCTGAGCGCCGTAGGAATCTCCGGCCTTCAGGCCGGGGAGGATGTCAAGCTGGATCTGGATCACTTCAAGCAGGTCAATGACCACTATGGCCACCTGGCCGGCGATGCCTGCCTGCGTCATGCCAGCCAGCGCATCCAGCAACGCCTGCGTAGCAGTGACCTGCTGGCACGTTTCGGCGGCGAGGAGTTCGTGGTACTGCTTGAAGGCACCGACCTTACCGGCGCACTCGACCTCGCCGAACAACTGCGCGAAGACATCGCCCGTCACCCCTGCCACTACCAGCAACACTCGATACCACTAAGCCTGAGTATCGGCCTGCATGCCGGCATACCGAGCACCCCCAACTGCATCGAACACTGGCTCGAACTGGCTGACCGCGCGCTCTATCGCGCCAAGGCAGAAGGCCGTAATCGCGTTATCGGCTATCAGGACAACACCTGCGACGACGCTTGA
- a CDS encoding RNA-guided endonuclease InsQ/TnpB family protein has translation MQRLQAFKYELMPTGEQQRLMHRFAGSCRFVFNQALALQQANREAGGKFIGYVAMARQLTAWRNSTETVWLKEAPVHPLQHALKDLEKAYRNFFEQRADFPRFKRKGQRDSFRYPDPKQIKLDQANCRIFLPKLGWLRYRNSRPVLGELRNVTVSLSAGKWHVSIQTRREVETPLPQGRAVGIDLGIARFATLSDGTVYAPLNSFKRHETALRKAQQAMSRKVKFSVNWKKAKARIQRLHARIGNARRDYLHKTSTAISQNHAMVCIEDLQVRNMSKSAAGTTEQPGRNVRAKSGLNKAILDQGWFEFRRQLDYKLAWRGGWLVTVPPQNTSRTCPCCGHVSADNRQTQARFACVECGFEDNADVVGAINVLRAGHARFACEVSGEVMPPAAGTHRSDSGAAQCRA, from the coding sequence ATGCAGCGACTCCAAGCTTTCAAATACGAACTGATGCCGACCGGCGAACAGCAGCGCCTGATGCACCGCTTCGCCGGCTCCTGTCGGTTCGTGTTCAACCAGGCCTTGGCGTTGCAGCAAGCCAACCGCGAAGCCGGCGGCAAGTTCATCGGCTATGTGGCGATGGCCAGGCAGCTGACCGCCTGGCGCAACAGCACCGAAACGGTCTGGCTGAAAGAAGCGCCCGTTCATCCGCTGCAACATGCCCTCAAAGACCTCGAAAAAGCCTACAGGAACTTCTTCGAGCAGCGCGCCGACTTCCCACGCTTCAAGCGCAAGGGCCAGCGCGACAGCTTCCGTTACCCCGACCCGAAGCAAATCAAGCTGGATCAGGCCAACTGCCGGATCTTTCTGCCCAAGCTGGGCTGGCTGCGCTATCGCAACAGTCGGCCGGTGCTCGGCGAGCTGCGCAACGTCACCGTCAGCCTGAGCGCGGGCAAATGGCATGTCTCGATCCAGACCCGCCGTGAAGTGGAAACCCCGCTGCCGCAGGGCAGAGCCGTTGGCATCGACCTCGGTATTGCCCGCTTCGCCACCCTGAGCGATGGCACGGTCTACGCACCGCTCAATAGCTTCAAACGCCACGAAACCGCGCTGCGCAAGGCGCAGCAGGCCATGAGCCGCAAGGTGAAATTCAGCGTCAACTGGAAGAAGGCCAAGGCCCGAATCCAGCGCCTTCACGCCCGCATCGGCAACGCCCGGCGCGACTACCTGCACAAGACCTCGACCGCGATCAGCCAAAACCACGCGATGGTGTGTATCGAGGACTTGCAGGTACGGAACATGTCCAAATCAGCAGCAGGCACGACCGAACAACCGGGTAGAAACGTTCGGGCCAAGTCTGGCCTGAACAAGGCCATCCTCGATCAAGGCTGGTTCGAGTTCCGCCGCCAACTGGACTACAAGCTGGCATGGCGGGGCGGCTGGTTGGTGACGGTGCCGCCACAGAACACGAGCCGCACCTGTCCGTGCTGCGGCCATGTGTCGGCGGACAACCGCCAGACACAGGCCCGGTTCGCGTGTGTGGAATGTGGCTTCGAGGACAACGCCGATGTGGTCGGCGCGATCAATGTGCTAAGGGCGGGACACGCCCGGTTCGCCTGTGAAGTGAGCGGTGAGGTAATGCCGCCAGCAGCAGGAACCCACCGAAGCGACTCAGGGGCGGCTCAATGCCGCGCCTGA
- the tnpA gene encoding IS200/IS605 family transposase: MGIENDIRRGRHCVFLMHVNLVFVTKYRREVFTQAILDDLRVVFASVCADFGAELVELDGEDDHVHLLVNYPPKVAISNLVNSLKGVSSRMIRRKNYPSIRKKLWGGALWSPSYFAGSCGGAPIEVIRQYIEQQQTPH, from the coding sequence ATGGGCATTGAAAACGATATTAGACGCGGTAGACACTGCGTCTTCCTGATGCATGTAAATTTGGTCTTCGTGACGAAATATCGGCGCGAGGTCTTCACCCAAGCCATTCTCGACGACCTTCGCGTCGTCTTCGCCAGCGTATGCGCCGACTTCGGAGCGGAACTCGTTGAGTTAGATGGAGAGGATGACCATGTGCACCTACTGGTGAACTATCCGCCGAAGGTGGCCATCTCCAACCTCGTGAATAGCCTGAAAGGCGTCTCCAGCCGCATGATCCGCAGGAAAAATTACCCCAGCATCCGCAAAAAGCTGTGGGGCGGCGCGCTGTGGTCGCCCAGCTACTTTGCCGGCAGCTGCGGAGGTGCGCCCATCGAAGTCATCCGCCAGTACATCGAACAGCAGCAGACGCCTCATTAA
- a CDS encoding acyl-CoA thioesterase has protein sequence MQWELPSPFVIDIEVSAEDIDGLGHANNAVYVSWLERCAWRHSQFLGLDLVEYRRLDRAMAVVRHEIDYLASAYEGQQLQMATWIVESDQRLKMDRRFQLVRPEDGATLLRARTTFVCIELSSGRPKRMPPEFVEGYGKALMPPYSQL, from the coding sequence ATGCAGTGGGAATTGCCCAGCCCGTTCGTCATCGATATCGAGGTGAGCGCCGAGGACATCGATGGCCTTGGCCATGCCAACAACGCCGTATACGTCAGTTGGTTGGAGCGCTGCGCCTGGCGTCATTCGCAGTTTCTGGGGCTGGATCTGGTCGAGTATCGCCGTCTCGACCGGGCCATGGCCGTAGTGCGCCATGAGATCGATTATCTGGCCAGTGCCTATGAAGGGCAGCAACTGCAGATGGCTACCTGGATCGTCGAGTCGGACCAGCGTTTGAAGATGGATCGGCGTTTTCAACTGGTGCGCCCGGAAGACGGTGCAACCTTGCTGCGTGCCAGAACCACCTTCGTGTGTATCGAGCTGTCCAGTGGTCGCCCCAAGCGCATGCCGCCGGAGTTCGTCGAGGGCTATGGCAAGGCGCTGATGCCGCCTTATTCGCAGTTGTAA
- a CDS encoding tRNA dihydrouridine synthase: MQIALAPMEGLVDDILRDVLTRIGGIDWCVTEFIRVSERLLPAATYHKLAPELFNGSRTRAGTPMRVQFLGSDPRCLADNAAFACTLGAPVIDLNFGCPAKTVNKSRGGAVLLKEPELLHAIVREVRRTVPAEIPVTAKMRLGFEGKEGALDCARALAEGGASQIVVHARTKVEGYKPPAHWEWVARVQDVVSVPVFANGEVWTLDDWRRCREISGVDDIMLGRGLVSRPGLARQVAAVRAGVEPEDMSWAELQPLLLDFWQQARRKLAPRYAPGRLKQWLAMLTRTYPEAVALFAEVRREQDCERIDRLLAASAR; encoded by the coding sequence ATGCAAATCGCCCTGGCGCCCATGGAGGGGCTGGTCGACGATATTCTGCGCGACGTACTGACCCGTATTGGCGGCATCGATTGGTGCGTCACCGAGTTCATCCGTGTCAGCGAGCGATTGTTGCCGGCAGCCACCTACCACAAGCTCGCCCCCGAGTTGTTCAACGGCTCGCGCACGCGCGCTGGTACGCCCATGCGTGTGCAGTTCCTGGGTTCCGATCCAAGGTGCCTGGCCGACAACGCTGCTTTTGCCTGCACGCTCGGCGCGCCGGTGATCGATCTCAACTTCGGCTGCCCGGCCAAGACGGTGAACAAATCGCGCGGTGGTGCGGTGCTGCTCAAGGAACCGGAGCTGCTGCATGCCATCGTTCGTGAAGTGCGCCGTACGGTGCCGGCCGAGATTCCGGTAACGGCGAAGATGCGCCTGGGCTTCGAAGGCAAGGAGGGTGCACTGGATTGCGCGCGGGCACTGGCCGAGGGTGGGGCGAGCCAGATCGTCGTGCACGCGCGCACCAAGGTCGAAGGCTACAAGCCGCCGGCGCACTGGGAATGGGTGGCGCGGGTGCAGGATGTCGTCAGCGTGCCGGTGTTCGCCAATGGCGAAGTGTGGACGCTGGACGATTGGCGTCGCTGCCGTGAGATCAGTGGTGTGGATGACATCATGCTGGGGCGTGGGCTGGTGTCGCGTCCCGGTTTGGCCCGGCAGGTCGCCGCAGTCCGGGCGGGCGTGGAGCCTGAGGATATGAGCTGGGCAGAGCTGCAGCCTCTGTTGCTCGATTTCTGGCAGCAGGCGCGGCGCAAGCTGGCTCCGCGCTATGCGCCGGGGCGCCTGAAGCAATGGCTGGCCATGCTGACCCGAACCTACCCGGAGGCGGTGGCGCTGTTCGCCGAAGTTCGCCGCGAGCAGGATTGCGAGCGTATCGACCGCCTGCTCGCCGCATCTGCCCGGTAG